In Triticum urartu cultivar G1812 chromosome 6, Tu2.1, whole genome shotgun sequence, the following proteins share a genomic window:
- the LOC125515741 gene encoding pollen allergen Phl p 5.0101-like, giving the protein MAAVQQYTVALFLAVAVALVAGPAVSYAAYAPGAPATPAAPGTQPKATTPEQKLMEDINNGFKAAVAAAAAVPPADKYKTFEATFSAASNKAFADVLKAAASGQMPAQSASMASLSKSLEASYKLAYDKAQGATPETKYDTYVASLTESLRVISGAFEVHSVKPAAEEVKGIPAPQLKTIDQIDAAYRTAATAADAAPVNDKFTVFESAFNKAIKETTGGAYDNYKFVPALESAVKQAYAATVASAPEVKYAVFQAALSKAINAMVEAEKDASAATAGGYKA; this is encoded by the coding sequence ATGGCGGCGGTGCAGCAGTACACGGTGGCGCTCttcctcgccgtcgccgtcgccctcgtGGCGGGGCCGGCCGTCTCCTACGCCGCCTACGCCCCCGGCGCCCCGGCCACCCCCGCCGCCCCAGGGACCCAGCCCAAGGCGACGACTCCGGAGCAGAAGCTGATGGAGGATATCAACAACGGCTTCAAGGCGGCCGTGGCGGCCGCAGCCGCCGTCCCTCCGGCCGACAAGTACAAGACGTTCGAGGCCACCTTCAGCGCGGCCTCTAACAAGGCTTTCGCAGATGTCCTCAAGGCCGCCGCCTCCGGCCAGATGCCCGCCCAGTCAGCCTCCATGGCCTCACTCTCCAAGAGCCTCGAAGCCTCCTACAAGCTCGCCTACGACAAAGCCCAGGGCGCCACCCCCGAGACCAAGTACGACACCTACGTCGCCAGTCTCACCGAGTCGCTCCGCGTCATCTCCGGCGCCTTCGAGGTCCACTCCGTCAAGCCCGCCGCCGAGGAGGTCAAGGGGATCCCCGCCCCCCAGCTCAAGACCATCGACCAGATCGACGCCGCCTACAggaccgccgccaccgccgccgacgcTGCCCCGGTCAACGACAAGTTCACCGTCTTCGAGTCCGCCTTCAACAAGGCCATCAAGGAGACCACGGGCGGCGCATACGACAACTACAAGTTCGTCCCCGCCCTTGAGTCCGCCGTCAAGCAGGCCTACGCCGCCACCGTCGCCTCCGCGCCCGAGGTAAAGTACGCCGTCTTTCAGGCCGCCCTGAGCAAGGCCATCAATGCCATGGTTGAAGCCGAGAAGGATGCCAGCGCCGCCACTGCCGGTGGCTACAAAGCCTGA
- the LOC125513413 gene encoding ER membrane protein complex subunit 2-A-like codes for MAAATATATAAEEEARLLRLEEQAEHGGGGAWEYLSLARRLRARRPAPVLRLGLSLLNDASARSRLASEQWTLYEQVAVAAMDCQRLDVAKDCIGILSKQFPGSARVGRLEALLFEAKGDWAEAERAYALILETNPFDQIVHKRKIAIAKAQGDMSLAVDYLNKYLELFMADHDAWRELAEIYVSLQMYKQAAFCYEELILAQPTIPLYHLAYAEVLYTLGGLENLQTAKKYYASTIQLTGGKNTRALFGVCLCSAAISQLTKGRNKEEESSELQSLAAEALMKDYKRRAPSMEALVAGMLKNMKLS; via the exons ATGGCGGccgcgacggcgacggcgacggcggcggaggaggaggcgcgcctgctGCGGCTCGAGGAGCAGGCGgagcacggcggcggcggcgcctgGGAGTACCTCTCTCTCGCCCGCAGGCTccgcgcgcgccgccccgcccccgtCCTCCGCCTCGGCCTCTCCCTCCTCAACGACGCCTCCGCCCGCTCCCGCCTCGCCTCCGAGC AGTGGACGCTCTACGAGCAGGTGGCGGTGGCCGCCATGGACTGCCAGCGTCTTGATGTCGCAAAG GATTGTATTGGAATCCTCTCCAAGCAGTTTCCTGGCAGCGCTCGTGTTG GCCGGCTAGAAGCCCTGCTGTTTGAGGCAAAGGGTGATTGGGCTGAAGCTGAAAGAGCTTATGCACTTATCCTGGAAACCAACCCATTTGATCAG ATTGTCCACAAGAGAAAAATTGCTATTGCAAAAGCACAAGGTGACATGTCTTTAGCAGTTGATTATTTGAACAAGTATTTGGAATT ATTCATGGCGGATCATGATGCATGGAGAGAGCTTGCTGAAATTTATGTTTCCTTACAAAT GTACAAACAAGCCGCCTTTTGTTACGAGGAACTAATATTGGCTCAACCAACCATTCCACTTTATCATCTAGCTTATGCTGAG GTTTTGTACACACTGGGTGGTTTGGAAAACCTTCAAACCGCTAAAAAGTACTACGCGTCGACTATCCAGTTAACTGGGGGCAAGAACACGAGAGCTCTCTTTGGCGTGTGCCTG TGCAGCGCAGCAATTAGCCAGCTGACCAAAGGGAGGAACAAGGAGGAGGAGAGCTCGGAGCTGCAGAGCCTGGCCGCAGAGGCACTGATGAAGGATTACAAGCGGCGCGCGCCGTCCATGGAGGCGCTCGTCGCGGGCATGCTGAAGAACATGAAGCTCTCCTGA
- the LOC125515195 gene encoding phosphatidate cytidylyltransferase 4, chloroplastic-like, with the protein MAAAAAAATTVTVTATRLHPPLVLHSAARPQPPLRLRLLLPTPPPLRLRHRFPLLAVASASAGEGRAEEAADKSDKARQLQRRVLVGIAIGVGAGGVVVAGGWVFTAAITAVVLAGAREYFGLVRGTAAGGSTPPPRYVSRVCSAICALMPILTLCYGRMDVPLTLSAFIIAISLVLQRGNPRFAQLTSSVFGLFYCGYLPSFWVKLRCGLAAPALNTSIAHNWPILLGGQAHWTVGFVATLISITSIIAADTSAFLCGRAFGRTPLTNISPKKTLEGALAGLTGCVLTTVLLSTLFRWPRSLLSATAYGILIFLGSLFGDLIESLIKRDAGVKDSGSLIPGHGGILDRVDSYVFTGALCYSFVRVALPLYGV; encoded by the exons atggctgcggcggcggcggcggcgacgacggtgACGGTGACGGCCACCCGCCTCCACCCTCCTCTCGTCCTCCACTCCGCCGCACGGCCCCAGCCCCCgctccgcctccgcctcctcctccccaccCCACCGCCGCTCCGCCTCCGACACCGCTTCCCGCTCCTCGCcgtcgcctccgcctccgccggcGAAGGCCGCGCGGAGGAGGCCGCCGATAAGAGCGACAAGGCCCGGCAGCTTCAGCGGAGGGTGCTCGTGGGCATCGCCATCGGGGTCGGCGCGGGCGGCGTCGTGGTCGCCGGCGGCTGGGTGTTCACCGCCGCCATTACCGCCGTCGTCCTCGCCGGTGCCCGCGAGTACTTCGGGCTCGTCCGTGGCACCGCCGCCGGCGGCAGCACCCCTCCGCCGCGCTACGTGTCCCGCGTCTGCTCCGCCATCTGCGCCCTCATGCCCATCCTTACGCT GTGCTATGGCCGCATGGATGTTCCCCTGACATTATCGGCATTTATTATTGCAATATCTTTGGTATTGCAAAGAGGAAACCCCCGTTTCGCTCAGCTAACTAGTTCAGTTTTTGGTTTATTTTATTGTGGCTATCTTCCTTCTTTCTGGGTTAAGCTCCGTTGCGGACTAGCAGCTCCTGCCTTAAATACAA GTATAGCACATAACTGGCCAATACTTCTTGGTGGGCAAGCTCACTGGACAGTTGGATTTGTAGCAACCTTGATATCTATTACTAGCATTATTGCTGCTGATACATCAGCTTTCCTATGTGGAAGG GCATTTGGCCGTACTCCTTTGACTAACATAAGCCCTAAGAAGACCCTGGAGGGTGCTTTAGCCGGTCTGACTGGCTGTGTGCTTACCACTGTGCTTTTGTCGACTCTCTTTCGCTGGCCAAGATCGCTGTTGAG TGCTACTGCTTATGGGATCCTGATCTTTCTGGGTTCATTATTCGGGGATCTCATTGAATCTCTTATTAAGCGTGATGCTGGTGTGAAGGACTCTGGGTCGCTCATTCCTGGCCATG GTGGTATTCTTGACCGGGTCGACAGCTATGTCTTCACAGGGGCGCTTTGTTACTCCTTCGTCCGAGTAGCTCTACCCCTGTATGGAGTCTGA